One window of Quercus robur chromosome 5, dhQueRobu3.1, whole genome shotgun sequence genomic DNA carries:
- the LOC126727094 gene encoding uncharacterized protein LOC126727094, producing the protein MGDWNGTMSKSNGLGGRSMRDDDFEEEDVWGFVKESEDLSPKKMRKSKDYSSGSSSAWRFSTTPRMIPRANSNITATTHETKVVVQQSSAPVNIPDWSKIYGKSAKMGSRVGSLVGNAEDGNRYNGTVAYDDGDHHAVGNYGGDDDDEDDGDMVPPHEWIAKKLARSQISSFSVCEGIGRTLKGRDLSKVRNAILTKTGFLE; encoded by the coding sequence ATGGGAGATTGGAATGGTACCATGAGCAAAAGCAATGGTCTTGGTGGGAGATCAATGAGAGATGAtgattttgaagaagaagatgtgTGGGGTTTTGTTAAGGAAAGTGAGGATTTAAGTCCTAAGAAAATGAGGAAATCCAAAGACTACTCTTCTGGTTCTTCTTCTGCATGGCGCTTCTCTACTACCCCAAGAATGATTCCGAGGGCTAATAGCAATATTACTGCAACAACCCATGAAACCAAGGTGGTTGTTCAGCAATCCTCAGCTCCTGTGAACATTCCTGATTGGTCTAAGATTTATGGTAAAAGTGCCAAAATGGGCTCAAGGGTTGGATCACTGGTGGGTAATGCTGAGGATGGTAACAGATATAATGGAACTGTTGCTTATGATGATGGAGATCATCATGCTGTAGGTAATtatggtggtgatgatgatgatgaggatgatggtgaTATGGTTCCTCCACATGAATGGATTGCTAAGAAGCTTGCAAGGAGTCAGATTTCGTCTTTCTCTGTTTGTGAAGGGATTGGAAGGACACTGAAAGGAAGGGATCTTAGCAAAGTCAGGAATGCTATCTTGACAAAAACTGGTTTCCTTGAGTAA